From a region of the Danio aesculapii chromosome 4, fDanAes4.1, whole genome shotgun sequence genome:
- the usp44 gene encoding ubiquitin carboxyl-terminal hydrolase 44: MDRCKHVGRLRLAQDHSILNPQKWHCVDCNTTESVWACLSCSHVACGRYIEEHALQHFKEQHHPLALEVNELYVYCYLCDDYVLNDNATGDLKLLRSTLSAIKSQCYEVTTRSGRTLRSSSANGDQLSPSTQELQLRDEDRMFTALWHRRRALIGRVFRLWFAQTERGKKRLEEEQQQEEEEERKREARERRRQLKRQLKEELESAPPRKSHRIRRQSLKATSVKPTRAPANSTKSERRKSAPARVSTPTPRTPRKRTPQQRPRPQAKAKRPRAPPPKTGDSPIKRRPTVTPGVTGLRNLGNTCYMNSILQVLSHLHVFRECFLRLDLNQALELLASAVSRKLGLSAQHVIQPKGLNQGSGLSGGASRSRNMELIQPKEPSSKHISLCHELHTLFQVMWSGKWALVSPFAMLHSVWQLIPAFRGYAQQDAQEFLCELLDKVQHELERTRTLTPATVPANQRRLIKQVLSVVNTIFHGQLLSQVRCLACNHRSNTIEPFWDLSLEFPERYHSNSKDAAQVPCGLTEMLAKFTETEALEGAIYACDYCNNKRRRFCSKQVILTEAQKQLMVHKLPHVLRLHLKRFRWSGRNHREKIGVHVQFEQELNMEPYCCKDSSNSPHPQHFLYQLSAVVMHHGKGFGSGHYTAFCYNTEGGFWVHCNDSKLSVCAVEEVCKAQAYILFYTQRNAQDKSKESDL; encoded by the exons ATGGACAGGTGTAAGCACGTGGGTCGCTTAAGACTTGCGCAGGACCACTCGATCCTGAACCCGCAGAAATGGCACTGTGTGGACTGCAACACCACCGAGTCGGTGTGGGCATGTCTTAGCTGTTCTCATGTAGCATGTGGACGCTACATTGAGGAACATGCGCTTCAGCACTTTAAG GAGCAGCATCACCCTTTGGCCCTGGAGGTGAATGAGTTGTATGTgtactgctacttgtgtgatgaCTACGTGTTGAATGATAATGCGACAGGCGACTTAAAGCTGTTACGTAGCACGTTAAGTGCCATTAAGAGCCAGTGCTATGAAGTCACCACACGTAGTGGCCGTACCCTTCGCTCATCCTCTGCTAATGGAGATCAGCTGTCACCTAGCACGCAGGAGCTGCAGTTGCGGGATGAGGACCGCATGTTCACTGCGTTGTGGCATCGCCGGCGTGCTCTAATTGGTCGCGTGTTTCGCCTGTGGTTTGCACAAACTGAACGGGGAAAGAAGCGATTGGAGGAGGAGCAGCaacaggaggaagaggaggagaggaAGCGGGAAGCACGGGAAAGAAGACGGCAACTTAAACGGCAGCTGAAGGAAGAGTTGGAAAGCGCACCTCCGAGGAAGAGCCATCGTATTCGACGACAGAGCTTGAAGGCAACTTCTGTGAAACCCACAAGAGCACCAGCCAATAGCACTAAATCTGAGAGGCGCAAGTCTGCTCCTGCTCGCGTCTCCACTCCTACTCCACGAACTCCCAGAAAGAGAACTCCTCAACAGAGACCCCGTCCACAAGCCAAGGCCAAACGGCCCCGGGCTCCACCTCCTAAAACAGGTGATTCGCCCATCAAACGGCGACCTACTGTAACTCCAGGAGTGACAGGTTTGCGCAACCTTGGCAATACTTGCTACATGAACTCGATATTACAGGTTCTGAGTCACTTGCACGTATTTCGGGAGTGCTTTTTGAGACTGGATCTGAACCAAGCGCTGGAACTGCTAGCCTCTGCGGTCAGCCGCAAGTTAGGACTCTCTGCTCAGCACGTGATCCAGCCCAAAGGCCTTAACCAGGGATCCGGGCTCAGTGGAGGGGCGTCCCGTTCACGCAACATGGAGCTCATACAACCCAAGGAGCCCAGCTCCAAACATATCTCGCTTTGTCACGAATTACACACACTGTTTCAGGTGATGTGGTCAGGCAAGTGGGCTCTGGTGTCCCCATTTGCAATGCTACATTCTGTATGGCAGCTGATTCCAGCGTTCCGAGGTTATGCACAGCAGGATGCGCAGGAATTTCTTTGTGAACTCTTAGATAAAGTCCAGCATGAGCTGGAACGGACCAGAACATTAACCCCTGCCACTGTTCCAGCCAACCAGAGACGCCTTATCAAACAGGTGCTCAGTGTGGTCAACACCATCTTTCATGGCCAGCTCCTCAGTCAG GTGAGGTGTTTGGCATGCAATCATCGCTCAAACACAATAGAGCCCTTCTGGGATCTTTCTCTGGAATTCCCAGAACGTTACCACAGCAACAGTAAGGATGCTGCACAAGTACCTTGTGGCTTGACAGAGATGCTGGCTAAGTTTACAGAGACTGAGGCATTGGAGGGAGCCATATATGCTTGCGACTACTGCAACA ACAAACGACGGCGATTCTGTTCAAAGCAGGTGATCTTGACTGAAgctcagaaacagctgatggttcACAAACTCCCTCATGTTCTCAGATTGCACCTCAAACGATTCAG GTGGTCTGGTCGAAACCACAGGGAGAAGATCGGTGTTCATGTTCAGTTTGAGCAGGAGCTGAACATGGAGCCCTACTGCTGCAAAGACTCCAGCAACTCACCCCATCCTCAACACTTTCTCTACCAACTTTCTGCTGTCGTCATGCATCACGGGAAGGGATTTGGATCTGGCCATTACACTGCCTTTTGCTATAATACTGAAGGAG GGTTTTGGGTGCACTGTAATGACTCTAAACTGAGTGTGTGCGCGGTGGAGGAAGTGTGTAAGGCCCAGGCCTACATTCTCTTTTACACGCAGAGAAACGCTCAGGACAAAAGCAAAGAGAGTGACCTCTGA